The DNA segment TTATGCAGGCCTCGTTGGCTTCCGCACCAGAGTTGCAGAAAAAGGCCTTGCTGTGGTGGCTCGTTGAGAGCAGCAGCCTCGCCAGTTCCAGCTGTTCTTCCTGATAAAACAGGTTGCTCACGTGCCAGAGCTTGTGCGACTGGGCCTCAAGGGCGGCGCAGATTTCATCATTGCAGTGGCCAAGGGCCGTTACGGCAATGCCCGCCAGCAGATCGACATATTCCTTGCCGTCCACATCCCAGAGTCGCGCGCCCTTGCCTCGCACGATAGCCAGCGGGTAACGGCTGTAGGAACGGCAGAGCAGGCTCTCTTCCCCGGCTTTCACGGCGGCAAAGGCTTGTGACATGGACAAACTCCTTCTCGGTGAACGTATGAATGGTGGAATGAATGAAAGTCGCTGGCGGTTGCCAGTGCAGAGTATCAGCGTCCGGTGTGACCGAAACCGCCGGAACCGCGCTCTGTGGCAGACAGTTCCGTAACTTCACGCCATCGCGGTCGCACAAAGGGCTGAAAGATGAGCTGGGCCACGCGCTCGCCGTTCTGGATGCGGCGCTCCTGGCCGGAGGTGTTCAGAAGGAACACCAGAATTTCCCCGGTATAGTCCGGGTCGATGATGCCGACGCCCTGGGCGACGGTTATGCCGTCGCGCGCGCCAAGGCCGCTGCGCGAGTAAACAAAACCGGCAATGCCAGCCGCGCGGGGCTGCACACTGATGCCCGTGCTTACCTTGAGCCTGCCCCCGGCGGGAATAACCGCTTCGGGCGTATCAAGGCAGGCGCGCAGATCCATGCCTGCCGACTGGTTGGTGGCGGGAGCAAGAAAATCATCCTGCCCCTGGGCATAGAGTTCACGCGCGCCGGGGCGCACAAACGCAATGTCCACGGGGGCCATGCCCTCGTGGAGGTCGTTTGCCTTTTCGGCGGTGTGCTGCTGTGAGTGGTCGTCGCGCATCGGTTGTTACTAGCGCAGCTTTTCGTTGGGGGCAAGAGCCGGATTGGGGCGCAACCCTGTTGACTTGGCATTTTGCTGTGTATACAGAAAATCTATTATCAACACTCAACAGGATTATTGGATGTACACTTACCAGGATTCTGCCCGTTATGCATAGCAGGGGCTATTGCATAACAGCTTGATTGTTTAGGCAATAGCCCTTGCTCCGTCCTGACATTTCATCGGGAGGAAGCATTATGGGCTATAAAAAAGCGACTAAAGTTCTGCCGCAACACCTGTTGCGGGCCGTACAGGAATATGTTGACGGGGAATACCTGTACATTCCCCGCAAGGAAGAAAACAGAAAACACTGGGGAGAAACCGCCCCCAACCGTGCCTTCCGTGCTGCCAGAAACACCGAGATGGCTGCGCGGCGTAAGGCGGGCTGGTCTGTTGCGCAACTGGCGGAACGGTATTTTCTTTCCGAAAAAGCGGTCTACAAAATTCTTGCGGCCTTGAACTGAGGCCAACCGAGACTGGCGGCAGCTGCACAGGATTGTTCCGGCTGTTGTGGTCATGCTCGCAGGAATGTATTTGTTTGCCTTCAGCGCCCTGACGTGTCGGGGCGCTTTTTGTTGGGTAAGAAGCGGGCGGGCTTGCCATCAGGCGGGATTTCTTTCAAGCTGCGCGGCAAGGAGAATATATGCAGATTATGTCCATAGCCGTAGTGGGCGGCGGCCTCGCCGGGTGCGAATGCGCCCTGCATCTGGCCCGCGCTGGTCACTCCGTAACCCTGTTTGAACAAAAGCCGGGCCACAGGTCGGCTGCCCATATCAGCGAGCATCTGGCCGAACTTGTATGCTCCAACTCCCTGCGGTCAGATGAACTCACATCCGGCGTGGGCCTGCTCAAAGCCGAAATGCGCGCTCTGGGCAGTGATTTTATGGAACTGGCCGATGCCCACCGCGTACCCGCTGGCAAGGCGCTGGCCGTTGACCGCGAGGCTTTTGCCCGCGCCATGACCGAACGCGTGGCCGCGCAGGCCAATATCACCATGGTGGAACATCAGGTGGCCTCGCTGGATGACCCGGTGCTCGCGCCCTTTACGGGCGAGGGCGGGGCAGTGGTGCTGGCTGCCGGGCCCATGGCCTCAGAGGCGCTTTCCGCCTCGCTGGCAGAAGCTGTGGGCGCAAAGCACTGCTATTTTTATGACGCCATCGCGCCCATTGTGTGGACGCACTCCCTTAATATGGGTGTGGTGTTCCGCGCCTCCCG comes from the uncultured Desulfovibrio sp. genome and includes:
- the dut gene encoding dUTP diphosphatase, coding for MAPVDIAFVRPGARELYAQGQDDFLAPATNQSAGMDLRACLDTPEAVIPAGGRLKVSTGISVQPRAAGIAGFVYSRSGLGARDGITVAQGVGIIDPDYTGEILVFLLNTSGQERRIQNGERVAQLIFQPFVRPRWREVTELSATERGSGGFGHTGR
- a CDS encoding CD3324 family protein; the encoded protein is MGYKKATKVLPQHLLRAVQEYVDGEYLYIPRKEENRKHWGETAPNRAFRAARNTEMAARRKAGWSVAQLAERYFLSEKAVYKILAALN